The Aquila chrysaetos chrysaetos chromosome 17, bAquChr1.4, whole genome shotgun sequence region AAGATATGTAGTATCTAcaagttttgtgaaaactgGCAACTGGCTGGAGACCCAAGCTAGTGTTTAATAGCCGTCAGTGCATGTGTAACTTGTAAAGAGCCTACAGCATTAATCTGAGTTGTGTTCAATCCAGAAGTTTGGGAAAGTGGGACTGCTATGCAAGATATGGGAGGTGGAATGTGAGGTCTcgggaggagggaaaggaccAGGGTACTTATGTTACTGTGGTAAACATAATGGGATAAGAGTTGCAAATGGAAGACAAAGTTTCATTATCTGTTCACAAAACAATCCTTTTCTCCACATTAGCAGTAAATCAAAAGGGATGTCTTTGCGGTACgtatatatgcatgcatgcTTTCTTGTTGCATTCGATTTCAGTATATAGTTCTGAGTGTGTACTTTTTTGATAAGCAGCTTCCAAAGATCTCTCTGTCTGTTACTGACGTAATTGGTGTCTACAAGACTTACTATATTTGTACACTCAGGAAAGTTTTTAGGTAGTCATAAAATAGGCTGAGTTTTTCTATAAATCTAAAATGTCTGTAGATGGGACGTTCTaagtttttcataatttttatgcATGAGTTTTTCCTGGTACTATGTTCTGTTACATGcctaaatttgtttctttttcagaaattggAATGGGACTAACAGGGTTTGGagtgttcttccttttctttggaaTGATACTCTTCTTTGACAAAGCTCTTTTGGCTATTGGAAATGTAAGTGCCTTCTGTTTAGTCTTAGATTCTGCACTGCTTAGAATTAAGTATGTgattattaaaaatgaactaaaaatagAACAATAAGTTGTCAATTTGAAACTATCACAAAAAATACTGTGGCAATTTGGTATAAAGGAAGAGTTATGCTCAGCGATATGAGTGAATCATTTTTCCTGATTAAAGTTAGAACAATTCCTGTGAATCTAAATATCGTACCTCCAGGTCAGGCCTGCGGTATGTcagcaagcagcagcttgtTCCACAGTTATGCTGCTGCAAATACGATTTCTAGATTGGCATAactaatgctttcttttttgtgatCTTGTAAGATAACTGTCAAATTTAAGTATATATTTGGGTAAGAATAGTGAAGTGTTCTGTACACGCTAGCAAATGTAGCTTTGTTGTGCTTTATGACAAAAGAGAGTAGTATGAATTGCTGATAGTCTGACTTTAGAAGAGCCAATCACCCTTCATAGTAGAGAGATTTAACATCTTTGGTTTTTACCAAATCAAAGTTTTCACTTAAAGCAGTATACAAACTAAATCCTAGTTCTGGTACACAAAATTCCCAAttcaaagcaaatataaaatgacAGGATGTTTTCTGAATGTGATAATCTCTGTGCCTCTGCTGTTCTCGGCTTCGCCAGCCAGCCAAGAGCACAGCCTGGTAGAGGTTTGCATCCTCTTTTGCTGATGCCTAGAAGTCTGTGGTCAAAACTGATCAGTTTCATTCTCTGGCAGCAGAGTCAAACACTGAGATTCAcgaaaggaaaatataaaaatatatatatttgcatttgagtGCATAAGTTAAAGCAATGTTCTGAACCATCAGTAAAGTGTATagtggaaaagtaaaaaaaataaaataatgcttatttttttcttttcctaatgtaaggtagaaataaaacatcctgttgaggaaaaatgatgaaaacatagggaggaagagacagTGACAGGCTACGTCGTAGCCAAAGATAATGCAAGAAAAGGTACTAAATCCTtacagaaagcttaaaaaaaaaaaaaaaatcggaaAGGGGAAGAGGTGGTAAGAAAGTAGTTTATTAAATAACATACGAAACTTAAATTTCTTCTATAATCTTGAGTAAAATCTGAGATGCTATCCCCTTCTCAGCAAAAATGTTGCCCAGGTGTACACTTAAAAGCTGAAGTAAGTACAAATCCTGTTGCTAAAGGACACTAAAAGTAGTTCAGACTAGTTGGGACTAGTGTGATAGTGTTCAGTCTATACTGGAACTAGTGAACAGTAGAAAgaatatacacagaaaaaaacccaaaaccaacaagtAAAGTAACTGGTAAAGCTCTTCAACCGgtttccttttttgcctttgaacTGTTCAGTAGATTGGTACAAGCTGTTGAAGATGTCCATGGTATAGAACAGAGGTGCTTTTGTAACATGTCTCTTCTCAGTTTTTAGGAACCTTTGCTGTCAGTGGTACTAAGCTTCAGCACTGCTTGTGGATAATGATCATACTTATGTTATGGGACAGATATAACTGTTGTTACCGGGTCTTTTGCCATGATTGTGTTTGTCAGAGACCACAAAGGTAGACTCTACTTTTTAAGCAGCTGAGAGAAGAGTTTTGAATGCTAGCTACAAGTGCTTCAAGATGGACTTTACCAAAGAAAATCACTAGTAAATTCCTTCTCATCGTCTGTcttttggtattaaaaaaagttatgcaAGAAATGCAATATAATTTTGTAGAATATATATGTTTACATCCTAAATTTAGGAATATAAttagctattttctttctttggttggtttttgtcttttctagGTTTTATTTGTGGCTGGCTTGTCTTTTGTTATTGGTTTAGAAAGAACGTTTAGattcttctttcaaaaacacaaaatgaaagcaacGGGCTTTTTCCTGGGTGGTGTGCTCATAGTTCTCATTGGTTGGCCTTTAATAGGAATGATCCTTGAAATTTATGGGTTCTTCCTATTATTCAGGTAAGACTTGTTTCAAAATACCTTTCTGTATTGGTGTATCTAggaataaatgtatttgtttagtGTTGCTGCATTACAGCTGACAAAGCTGCATACTTTAAATGTTCGCTTTTGATAGATTTTTATATAAAGTTACATTTGCAAGAGGTGGCAAGTAGGTAAGTATTTTTCCAAGACTCAAATCTGCTAAGGTTTGTGAGGCGTATACCAAACTGACTTTGGCAATGTTGTTTATGTCTAACGAAAGAATTGTAAAGCTTCAAAATATCTGGGAGCCCAAATTGTTAGCAGTGCGAAGTTTAAATATTAGGCAACTTAGGTACTAAGTATTTATTGGTGGggaatttgttcttttctttaatagaTGGGGCAAAATACTTGGTTACAAACATGCTGTGTTTGTAACCTTACCATTTCATTACTATGGTAGCCCAGTGGAAAGATGTCTTCTGTCGTGTTTCATTACACTTGTGTCCTAGTATAGTCAGAACTGCTGGGTTTGGTTAGCATTATCTTGACCGAGTtaaggaaagatgaaaattcTTATGTTTTGAACAGCAATCTTGATATATGTTATAACTTTCACAATGTGTCATTTAACTTCTTCATAAATGCAATCATAATGGTGAAAGAATTTAACTTGTTACAACctgtatatatctatattttatttttatttccatggttGAAGTTCCATACTTCAGTATAGAACAAAGTACAATGCTAGTAAGTAAGAAGGAAGGCTTTTAGTTGTTCTTGGACTTCTGTTCAGATGAAGACTGTTTCATTAATGCTTATTAATCTAATAACAGACCCCTAAAAACAGACTCCTTTTCAAAGTGTTTGGCTACTGGCTAAATAGTACAGTTCCTGTTAATCAAAATCAAACCACTGTTCTCATGGCGCCTTTTTTCCCACTCAGTGAAATTGTATGTTAATCTTGTATTTAGTTtagataaaatgtttaaatattttttgaaaaaaatcttaacttgGCTCCTACTGAAGACAGTgagatttctgaaaatcaattttgcagttttaatatATGCTTCTTATTGTTGTACTTCATATTACCCTGAACTCTGTCCCTGcaagtgttttgaaaatcagTGTTTCACTGAATATTGTCATTTCTTGCATGTAGAGCTTGGGTTTAATCAGCCAGTACAAAGCAAGTAGAGTGTGTTTCTAACCAAACACCCCTCCTTTTAAAAGATCTCAAAAGAATTACAAATTACTATGTCTAAGCAGGTATGGTTGTGGATTATCTATTGGTGCTAGCCAGGGGCCAGCAAGGTAAAATAATGTTGAAGGGATTATAGAAGGTCATTAGGACTATCCCTTAGCCAGAAGAGTATCAATAAGGGATCGATAATTCCAGGTGCGAATGTTTGTCtgatctgttttaaattaaaacatctcTAGATCATCTCTTCTAGTGCTTAATAGTTCTTAGAATCTAAATCCCTTGCTACAATGTCAGCTAGTTACTACTTCAAACAAAGCTTTATGTTTTGCTTCAGTCTTGTTCATTTCAACCATTATCGTGTTTTCAGCCACTTGCTTCTTTCTGAAGAAGTTAAAAATGGAGCCTTTCCGCAAGCATCACTCTATACAAATCCTCAGGATCCCGCTGTTTGGTTGTGTAACAGAAAACTTCCCTGGTTATCATTGGTCtctgaaatacataattttcttaAGCCCAAGGAATACCAGATCAATTTATGCACCTTTGAATTTGTTAGGGCAGTATGCTGTGAGGATGGGCATTTCTGTGTATCTTAATGGTTCTAGTCATGTGGATTACCAGGACTTTTATATGGAAAATCTTTATATTTATCAAGAGCAATTTAGCAGTTCTAGTAACTTTACTTCAACTCAGACTAAGATAGTACAAATGTAAACCACTGTATTGTacttttttcagtctcttgttTTTAGACAACTAAAGCAGTTCTGCTAGGTGTTCAGATCCCTATAGAATCTTTTCTTGTAGGCTGTTGTCTTGCATATCTAGActacttttacagtcacctttCTTAGACCCTGTAGCAGTAATTGCAGAGCCCTTGCTGTCCATAAAACAACGGTTAGGAGCTGGTGACCAAGAACATGTAAACAAATGACAGGattgcaaagacttttttttttttttaaatatacatctGACTGAAGtgagacacacacacaattatTGTTTTACTCTGGTTTAAATCTAGCATGTCTTTCCCTTCTTGTCTGTCTTTAACATGCTGCCACAAGTTTCCCATCAGACGTTTAGTTTTTTTCCATACTTCCACATGCTCAGATTGCATTCACTGGAGAAAGCTATTGTGGGACATTATCTCTTGTACTCTAAGCTGCTTTTGGAGCCTTGTTCAGATTACAGGCATCCAAAGTTAAGGCTAACAATATTATCCTTCCTGTACTGACTATTCCTTATTCTTGGCTACACCAGTTGTTTTAATCTGTTACAAGTGGTTTGTGTGCCCTGCATCACAATTTACTGGACCACTGAAATGAtttggtctttaaaaaaagaaaatgtccagGAAAAAATTGCTGATATTGGTACTACCCAGCAAATAGTTCTTACCAGTGTAGTGAAGAGGATGATGACTTGTGAAACTTCCCTGTTTCACTGTGGCTGAGGTCTCATTACATGTTAATCCTTAATCTACACAGGGAATGTATAGCTCAACAAGAGAGAACTCAGAATGCCACCACCAGCTGAATTGCTACAATTGACTGCAAACAGCTGAGCTACTGCCatagaaaatttgttttcctgcagcagaaacagagtGGAAAGCACAGGGGGCTACACCACAGCAGCTGTGCTAGGCAACATCCTCTGCTCATGATTCAAATCTTGACTTTACATAGATTTGTGAAATAAGTGAATACACAACTCTGTCGTGCTCAATTTTCTTTAGTTAATGTAAAAAGTACCATATATGGTTTCAAAGGGGATTATTCAGAATTAACTTCAGTTGTTTTTACATTGGGTATTGCAAGAATGTATTTCCTataatgtaaaaagaaattacctCAAAATATGTATCGTAATTTTGAGAAATTAGTTGGGAGCATCAGTTCTGTTGACTAAGTTGGGTAttctttcttcagttattttttgaAGAGCTGACTGAGGGTTGCCacctatgaagaaaattaagtccatttaaaaataaggtgtttctttcctggttttctcctttctccgCTGAATGTATGTTGATGTATTTGGTAAAATTAATGTGCTACTAACAAGCTACGAGATTTTATGTAACCCGAGTTTAAAAAATACCtcctatttcttcattttatagcAATATGAGAATAGTTTAATTATAAAAACTAATACAATCTTCTGATATCTTAACTAAAGGGGGTTCTTTCCTGTGGTTGTTGGCTTTATTAGAAGAGTTCCAGTTCTTGGATATCTCTTGAATTTACCTGGTATAAGCTCGGTAAGTGTTTGGTACTTCATGCAAAATTTGAAGCTTGTACTGTTTTTTTGTTCCATTGTTATAGCAATAGTAGAAATGcatcagaaataaagcaaatataacTTTAGCGCAGTGTCTTTGAGTGTATTCCTGTATAGTTCTTGCACCATACAGATTGCCTTCATTCCCAGTGAAAGAATTCTAGAtgtaaaaggaacaaaaggatACCTTTGCAGAAGCTGCCCTTGCTTACATGTTGTGAAGTGGAAAGAGCCCTGGATTGTGATTTGGAGCGCTGGggttctgctttctgcttcactGTTGGCCCTAGGTGACCAAATAGGCAAATCATGCCACtgttctctgcctcttctcctgtCTGTACGATGAGGAGGACACTGTTCTTCTTTGTGTAGTATTTGGATATATTTATGAAGAGTTGCCtgtaaaagcaaacagtttaGTTCAATGTTAAGTTGCAGCTTGTATGGCAAATCCAGAAACCCTCATGTGCATAATCATTCATCATATATACTTTTTAAGGTCCACTGCACCAGACTGCAGATTGCATTTACtaagatttgtattttttcaaatgcagttttccattttcttaacCAAATAGCCAGGGATTTGAAGACAATTAACAGGTGGCAGAAAGATGGTAATCTAGGGTGTTTCAGTCAACTACTTTTACTGTGCTAATTTCTGTACATATTTTAACACAAGCGTTTTTAACCTTAGTTTTGAAAGCAACAGTTTTAATAGCTACTACTAAAAAATTATAGGGGGTATAACTTAGATGTATAcaggctgtttttttaaaaattagtgtTCAAGGTCATCTGTTCCAATCTTACAGTTAGGCCAAGTTCTGGCTCATAATTCATGATCAATTGAATGTTTCATTTGTCAATTGATCTTACTTAGTCATATTTAATTTGATCATAAAGGGGTTAAATCTcgttttaaaaagataattgtTAATGTTTTATTCAAAGCCTACGTAGGCTCAGAAGAGAATCCACAGTAATGGTCAGTTGGAATATCTTACTTGGTCTACTAATGCATGTGTGGCTGATActgtattgttttgttttaatcattaAGCTAGCAGTGTTATCTGCAttcttctatttcctttttcattctgttgCATCTTCATGTTGCACTGTTAATGTCTATATGAGAAAAACATGTCATGCAGAAACACAATTGCAATGtaaggtttttaattttcacaaacTTAAACCATGAGACCTTGGTGAGTACTACTTGACTCTCATTTTCAGTCGCATACTAACTGTGCAAATAGCAAGTAATATTTGAGAGTAACTTCACTGTACATAAATGTCATGCAGCTTAAAAcctttttgtctccttttctaCAGCTTGTAGATAAAGTTGGAGAAAGCAACAACATGGTATAATGACAAGAGGGCAGAAGACTGATTCTAAACttactgtattatttataaaatcctTTTGAAGAATACTCAGCACAAAGATTAAGTTGTGTACAAAGGAAAAGCTTGTTACATTCTTTACAtaacagtttaatttaaaatgtatagtCAACAATATACATTAGAAAAGAAGCCCTGCAAGTGTGCTTCTAGGAAAGTAACTCCAGAGTTCAGGAAGTAAACTGAAGAGGTGAAAGTCATGGAATAACCCATGTTACAACTGTTCAAGACTATCTTTGTTGGTTTTGGAAAATATGCTAGAGGCAATGAACCCTTGTGGAATTAACGGTGCCTGTACTTTACCTCCTTATTTTGAAGGTGCAGTAGAGCAAACAGGCCTACATTTTTAAGAGTGACCCAAACTTATCCAACCCTCTGCTTGCTATCCTCAGagtgcaaaaaaaacccaaccaaacagaaaacttcTTGTGTAACAAGAGATGCGTCTTTGCATGAAGGTTAAGATGACTATTCATCTTTAAGTGtattatgacaaaaaaaaaaaaagaaaccctacACGGTTCTGTTGtaaacatttttgtaaatatgtggctgaaataaaacattgttaTCTTAATGTTTCAAAGCCAAATGTAAGTTGATTGTATTTGCCTTCCGTTTTGGAATAAGCAAAAGGTCAATCTTGAATAACCACGGTCTTAAATGTTGGTTCTGAACATGTAGAGCTCAGCAGGGAACTCTGGAAACTGACTTGCACTCCTTCCAGTTTGTTCTCCTTGAGTCATGTTACACGTGCATCCAGATGAGAATGTAGCCCCTTGTCGCTAACATGATAACTTTGTGAAATATGCATAGTtcacaaaaaatgcatttggttAAGGTGCTGACATGAACCCTGTGAAATGTATCTTATCAAAatttgaacctttttttttaaatagtttgaaGGTAAGGTTTCTTTGTTTACTCTGGAACTACAaattgacttttattttttacagtaataaaatgaaaacttaaaagtTCTGTGTATGTGAGTCTCTGGGGAGAAAATTAAGCTAATGGGGCTAACAAAAGATCAAGTGCCAATCTCCATATGTTTTGTAACTTGTTGCTTGGGTTACCTTCAAATAACTTCTATCAGTCACAGCAACAGCTTTGCTGTTACAGAGATTCTTAGCTAGCCTGGAATAAATGTCCCCTACTAATGCAAGGGTCACATTTCTGCTTCTATTGGAATGTTAAACATTGTGCACTTTCAATAGATTTAGTTACGTAGTGTCCTCACCTAACAAAACATGATCATTAAGTAAATTGTATTTGTGCAGGCTTTGGGGGCTTCTGCTGtttaactttcttttcccttaaatgtaatcttaaaaaaaaattaccaaaatgcAATGGTAGTATTTCAAGTAGCTATGTAGTCTTAAAGGTCTAAtgactgtttttttgtttgtttggttggttgttttttttctttatcatgcAGTTAAAATTGGTATTCCAAAATAACTGTTAAGTTAAGAAGAATCCTCATATACCAACCCTTTTGGAAATTGCTGTGAAGTTTATTTGTATAAGATgtcttattttcattacaacTGTATAAATAGCCACAATCTACTATTCCAAATGTTTAATTTGCTTCCTTCTCAAACAGGCATGAAATGATTCAGTGAAAAAATGCTATTGTATTTACAATGAATAGCATCcgaaaaaaaatcagtgtttttatttcataaatgacaaaaaatggCTATATTTGCCTGATGGCACGTGTGTTATAGTTTACAGACAGGACTAAATATGACTTGTGGCTTCTACCTCAAGAGATAAACCAATTTTAACTGCTTCTGTAGATCTGTTGTGTGTTAAAATGACTAGAGAGTAACACTACAGCAGTTTAGCAAactcattttgtttgctttggtaGAGCACTAGTCTGTACTGTGGGAATCAAGTACTGTTTAAAGCAGACAGTGTTCATCATTTACATTAGAAGTCAGCTACCTGAAGgtttttgttcttgtcctttGAAAAGTAATGTGATGGGAAATGTGGATTGCACCCCATGACTGTGGAGCTCTGACTGAAAGCAAATTGCTTGGTAAGCTGAAGTACCTTCATCAACAAGAAAGCTGATGGTACCTTTCAGAGGTGATGAATGTGGTGGTGTATGTGATCTTTTAGCCCTCTGAAACACTGGGATGTAGGCAGTTCATCTCACTTCTATTTAGTTcattgttttaaatcaaaagtCAATTTTTTGTCAGATGTGAACTGTTGTGAAAAGCATCTGAGGGAACAAAATTGTATGTTGAATTTAGCATAGTCTTTATCCCTCAAGGTAATGTCTTTGAGACAGTTTTGCCGAGATAAGTGTGGGTGGCAGCAAAGGTCAAAATGACAGCCTTAAAGTGTTTCTGTCGTTGCAAAAATATCTCTAACAGAAACATGCTTGGAACATTTCcccttttaaatgtaatttataattgctgctttaaaaatcgTGAGGATGGATCTTATTCTGAGCAGATGAATACTGTAAATATCCTTGTCATACCTTGAATAAATGGGTACCTTTTTCTATAATTTGTCTTTGTGTCTCTTTACATGCATGTTTTAAGAAAGTGTTTTGACaagttttcctttccaaaggtTCGGGCGTGCATGCTGCTATTGCTTCACTATCTTGCACTGTTGTGACTTTCATAGTAAGTAGTGTCTTTGATTAATCTTTAATAGAaaagtttcctctttttcttacaATAAACCTTTTACATAAACATCCCCCTAGTTATTCAAGTTCCAGTTTCAAACGCATCACAACAAAATGTGGAAATTACAGTTATGTGGGAAATAGTTTCTTTGTTAAACTACCTCCTTTCTAAGGAAATAACTGAAACTTTAGGAGAAAAAGGATACATGCCTAGAACTTAGAGCAGGTTCTAGTCCCTGTGCTTTCAGTTTAGTTCAAGGATATGAGTGTGAGCTATTGATAGCCTAGAGAGTGGCCTGATAAGCAGGTTTACTATTCTGTGGTGGTCTGCAAGCTTGCAGCCCACTGTTGAGGATTTTCACGAAGAGACTAGAACAGCAAAGCAGggattttaattgttttttgaGGGGGTGTGTTGGTGCTATGTGCTAGTTAATGCCCTAAAAACTTACTTTGACTAAA contains the following coding sequences:
- the GOLT1B gene encoding vesicle transport protein GOT1B isoform X2 — protein: MISLSDTQKIGMGLTGFGVFFLFFGMILFFDKALLAIGNVLFVAGLSFVIGLERTFRFFFQKHKMKATGFFLGGVLIVLIGWPLIGMILEIYGFFLLFRGFFPVVVGFIRRVPVLGYLLNLPGISSLVDKVGESNNMV
- the GOLT1B gene encoding vesicle transport protein GOT1B isoform X3, with amino-acid sequence MISLSDTQKIGMGLTGFGVFFLFFGMILFFDKALLAIGNVLFVAGLSFVIGLERTFRFFFQKHKMKATGFFLGGVLIVLIGWPLIGMILEIYGFFLLFRGFFPVVVGFIRRVPVLGYLLNLPGISSPT
- the GOLT1B gene encoding vesicle transport protein GOT1B isoform X1, which encodes MISLSDTQKIGMGLTGFGVFFLFFGMILFFDKALLAIGNVLFVAGLSFVIGLERTFRFFFQKHKMKATGFFLGGVLIVLIGWPLIGMILEIYGFFLLFSHLLLSEEVKNGAFPQASLYTNPQDPAVWLCNRKLPWLSLVSEIHNFLKPKEYQINLCTFEFVRAVCCEDGHFCVS